One window of the Clostridium sp. MB40-C1 genome contains the following:
- a CDS encoding CoA pyrophosphatase: MEKIKKIFSDRVGKPIGKYRKSAVMILLSEEKGEYYILFEKRALTLKSQPGDISLPGGAIEEKETPQEAAIRECMEELNIKKEQIDIIGPMDYFISPYNTIIYPFVGEVKTDKINPNKDEVDHVFKVPLRYFMENQPDCHIMDIKPKLKQDFPFELIEGGRDYKFSSGKINQYFYLYNDYVIWGFTARIIKSFIDIIKENR, translated from the coding sequence ATGGAAAAAATCAAAAAAATATTTAGTGATAGAGTAGGAAAACCTATAGGAAAATATAGAAAAAGTGCAGTAATGATTTTATTATCTGAGGAAAAGGGTGAATATTATATATTATTTGAGAAAAGGGCATTAACATTGAAAAGTCAGCCTGGAGATATTTCTCTTCCAGGAGGAGCTATAGAAGAAAAAGAAACTCCACAGGAAGCAGCTATAAGAGAATGTATGGAGGAATTAAATATTAAAAAAGAACAAATAGATATAATTGGACCTATGGATTATTTTATAAGTCCTTATAATACAATTATATATCCTTTTGTAGGTGAGGTTAAAACTGATAAAATTAACCCTAATAAAGATGAAGTAGATCATGTTTTTAAAGTGCCTCTTAGATATTTTATGGAAAATCAACCTGATTGTCATATTATGGATATAAAACCTAAATTAAAACAGGATTTTCCTTTTGAACTTATAGAAGGAGGCAGAGATTATAAGTTTTCTAGTGGAAAGATAAATCAGTATTTTTATTTATATAATGATTATGTAATATGGGGATTTACAGCACGTATAATTAAGAGTTTTATAGATATTATAAAAGAAAATAGGTAG
- a CDS encoding erythromycin esterase family protein, whose amino-acid sequence MKTTKLLLKAIPVILSATIFFNPVTVSACTYELSKSDATEIKSLTSTDYKDLEFLKPILKDKTVVSLGENFHRVGEYSSMKTRIIKYLHQYLGFDVIAFESGIGECSAVYEDVNSLTPKQMMENSIFPIWHSKETLSLFNYIKAQSKTQSPLYLAGYDMQPTSGYFSIFMFKLLYKLDKNYAKEYLNFESSYLKDAYSIINKYGLDDSYKHSDELLKVKNKYQPKYEKLLTFVNHNKFKISGFYPKNPHIIDIIKKTIGGRLQLVEMMMLDNINSYEFRDKLMAENVEWITKVLYPGKKVILWAHNDHLAKNTSKILTKEHGKWINSFTSMGELLNSKFKDKGYVLGFYMNSGKATTITTLKPFDIPPMPKGSLENVIIKSGYNCTFVDLSKHKSENSSNSWMFNPIFAAEDGMTSEIISPMSMMFVPKDQYDGVIVINKVSEPTLDY is encoded by the coding sequence ATGAAAACAACTAAATTGTTACTCAAAGCTATACCAGTTATTTTATCAGCCACAATTTTTTTTAACCCAGTAACAGTGTCAGCATGTACCTATGAATTATCAAAATCAGATGCAACAGAAATAAAATCACTTACATCAACTGACTATAAGGATTTAGAATTTTTAAAACCTATATTAAAAGATAAGACAGTGGTATCTCTTGGTGAAAATTTCCATAGGGTTGGAGAATATAGCTCTATGAAAACACGAATTATAAAATATTTACACCAATACCTTGGATTTGATGTAATTGCATTTGAATCTGGTATAGGTGAATGTAGTGCAGTATATGAAGATGTTAATTCATTAACGCCAAAACAAATGATGGAAAATTCAATTTTCCCTATATGGCACTCAAAAGAAACTCTTAGTTTATTTAACTATATAAAAGCACAAAGTAAAACTCAAAGTCCTCTTTATTTAGCTGGTTATGATATGCAACCTACTAGTGGATATTTTTCAATATTTATGTTTAAACTACTTTATAAATTAGATAAAAATTATGCAAAAGAATACCTCAATTTTGAATCATCATATCTAAAAGATGCCTATTCAATAATAAATAAGTATGGTTTAGACGATTCATATAAACACTCTGATGAATTACTAAAGGTAAAAAACAAATATCAACCAAAATACGAAAAATTATTAACTTTTGTTAATCATAATAAATTCAAAATTTCAGGATTTTATCCTAAAAACCCACATATTATCGATATAATTAAAAAGACTATAGGTGGAAGATTACAATTGGTTGAAATGATGATGTTAGATAATATAAATAGTTACGAATTTAGAGATAAGCTAATGGCTGAAAACGTAGAATGGATAACAAAGGTCTTATACCCAGGTAAAAAGGTAATTTTATGGGCTCACAATGACCATTTGGCTAAAAACACATCCAAAATACTTACAAAAGAACACGGTAAATGGATAAATAGTTTTACCAGTATGGGGGAGTTACTTAATTCCAAGTTTAAAGATAAAGGATATGTTTTAGGCTTTTATATGAACAGTGGTAAAGCCACTACTATAACTACTTTAAAACCATTCGATATACCCCCTATGCCAAAAGGAAGTCTTGAAAATGTCATTATAAAAAGTGGTTATAACTGTACATTTGTAGATTTATCAAAACATAAATCTGAAAACAGTTCTAATTCATGGATGTTTAATCCTATATTTGCAGCAGAAGATGGAATGACTTCTGAAATAATCAGTCCAATGTCTATGATGTTTGTACCTAAGGATCAATATGATGGGGTAATTGTTATAAACAAAGTTAGTGAACCTACATTAGATTACTAA
- a CDS encoding serine hydrolase: MKKKVIVLVTKILLVCLTLGLISSFVLEFRVKAIELTDQKENLVEEILKNKPNVFGDILKEPDKYEVQILYTQIDRDSNNKPSFKSFKYRVDKDKYFYPASSVKLSACVLALEKLNNLGIDKNTPLIIEKGRESQSEAYKDSTSESNIPTIANYIKKVLVASDNDGFDRLYEFLGQEYYNETLWQKGYKDVLILHRLGNPMSLEENRYTNPMKFYNKDKIIHNQPMLYNSKDYKNNITDMKKGKGYKSGGRYINEPKDFSKSNYFSIECLQEVLKSIVFPEALTEEKRFNLKKEDYEFLKKHMCMLPRECNSPKYNLKDSYGKYFMFGDSNDKIPENIKIYNKIGCAYGYLIDNAYIVDKNKGIEFLLTGVICSNKNQILNDEKYEYYTVGMPFLSSLGREIYKYEESRKKA; encoded by the coding sequence ATGAAGAAAAAAGTTATTGTTTTGGTAACTAAAATATTATTAGTATGTTTAACATTGGGATTAATTAGCTCATTTGTATTAGAATTTAGAGTAAAAGCTATTGAATTAACGGATCAAAAAGAAAATTTAGTAGAAGAAATATTAAAAAATAAGCCTAATGTTTTTGGAGATATACTTAAAGAACCTGATAAGTATGAAGTGCAAATTTTGTATACTCAAATAGATAGGGATTCTAATAACAAACCTTCTTTTAAATCTTTTAAATATAGAGTAGATAAGGACAAATATTTTTATCCAGCAAGTTCTGTAAAACTTTCTGCTTGTGTTTTAGCTTTAGAAAAATTAAATAATTTGGGTATAGATAAAAATACACCTTTAATAATTGAAAAAGGGAGAGAGTCTCAAAGTGAAGCATATAAGGATAGCACATCAGAATCTAATATTCCTACTATAGCGAATTATATTAAAAAAGTGTTGGTAGCTAGTGACAATGATGGATTTGATAGATTGTATGAATTTTTAGGTCAAGAATACTATAATGAAACACTTTGGCAAAAAGGATATAAAGATGTCCTTATATTACATAGACTAGGAAATCCTATGAGTTTAGAGGAAAATAGATACACAAATCCCATGAAGTTTTATAATAAAGATAAAATTATACATAATCAGCCTATGTTATACAATAGTAAAGATTATAAAAATAATATTACAGATATGAAAAAAGGAAAAGGGTATAAGAGTGGAGGAAGGTATATAAACGAGCCGAAAGATTTTTCAAAATCTAATTATTTTTCTATAGAATGTTTGCAAGAAGTTCTAAAATCTATTGTTTTTCCAGAGGCACTAACAGAAGAAAAACGATTTAATTTAAAAAAAGAAGACTATGAATTTTTAAAAAAACATATGTGTATGCTTCCAAGAGAGTGTAATAGTCCTAAGTATAATTTAAAGGATAGTTATGGAAAGTACTTTATGTTTGGTGATAGCAATGATAAGATTCCTGAAAATATAAAAATATATAATAAGATTGGATGTGCTTATGGATATTTAATAGACAATGCTTACATAGTTGATAAAAATAAGGGCATAGAGTTTTTACTCACAGGGGTAATATGTTCAAATAAAAATCAGATTTTAAATGATGAAAAATATGAATATTATACTGTTGGTATGCCTTTTTTATCAAGCTTAGGAAGAGAAATTTATAAATATGAAGAGAGTAGGAAAAAAGCATAA
- a CDS encoding MATE family efflux transporter has protein sequence MSKESTNLGSDNVKKLLFKLATPAIIGQIVNVLYNIVDRIFIGRMQNGALAMAGVGVAFPIIIIISAFSALVGMGGAPLAAIKMGENDNDGAEKIMSNSFSVMVILSIILTIVFLIFKDSILWKFGASNSTIGFAEDYLTIYLIGTLFVLIALGMNPFINTQGFAKTGMITVMIGALINIILDPIFIFVLNLGVKGAAIATIISQCISAIWVLFFLLGKKSTIKIRKKYIVPNKKVVLSIILLGISPFIMQSTESLVLIFLNSKLQTYGGDLAVGAMTIMSSIMQIIILPVLGLTQGAQPIISYNFGAKKIGRVKSTFRLLIICCISYTIIMWGSLMLFPKLFVSIFNNKPELVTITSWSIRIYFAGIGIFGAQLACQQTFLALGQAKSSLKLALLRKIVLLIPLIFILPLFMKDKLFSVLLAEPIADIVGSIVTIISFTIFYKNTLNTIELSYK, from the coding sequence ATGAGTAAAGAATCAACTAATTTAGGAAGTGATAATGTAAAAAAACTGTTGTTTAAACTGGCAACACCAGCTATAATTGGACAGATAGTAAATGTACTTTATAACATAGTAGATAGAATATTTATAGGAAGAATGCAAAATGGAGCACTAGCTATGGCAGGAGTGGGAGTTGCCTTTCCTATTATTATAATAATTTCAGCTTTTAGTGCTTTGGTAGGAATGGGTGGCGCCCCTCTTGCTGCTATTAAAATGGGGGAAAATGACAATGATGGAGCTGAAAAAATTATGAGTAATAGTTTTTCAGTTATGGTTATATTATCGATTATATTAACTATAGTATTTTTAATATTTAAAGATTCTATTCTTTGGAAATTTGGAGCAAGTAATTCAACTATTGGATTTGCTGAAGATTATTTAACAATATATCTTATTGGAACTTTGTTTGTTTTAATAGCATTAGGAATGAATCCCTTTATAAATACTCAAGGATTTGCAAAAACAGGAATGATTACAGTAATGATTGGTGCCCTTATAAATATAATTTTAGATCCAATATTTATATTTGTATTAAATTTAGGAGTTAAAGGAGCTGCCATAGCTACTATTATATCTCAATGTATATCCGCTATATGGGTATTATTTTTCCTTTTAGGAAAGAAAAGTACAATTAAAATAAGAAAAAAATATATAGTTCCAAATAAAAAAGTAGTTTTATCTATTATACTTTTAGGTATTTCACCTTTCATAATGCAATCCACAGAAAGCTTAGTGCTTATATTTTTAAATAGTAAATTGCAAACCTATGGTGGTGATTTAGCTGTGGGCGCAATGACTATAATGAGTAGTATTATGCAAATAATAATTCTTCCAGTCCTTGGATTAACACAAGGAGCTCAACCTATTATAAGCTATAATTTTGGTGCAAAAAAAATAGGAAGAGTGAAAAGTACATTCAGATTGTTAATAATATGCTGTATTTCCTATACAATTATTATGTGGGGATCTTTAATGTTGTTTCCAAAACTATTTGTAAGCATATTTAACAACAAACCTGAACTTGTAACAATTACTTCTTGGAGTATAAGAATATACTTTGCAGGTATTGGTATATTTGGTGCACAACTAGCCTGTCAACAAACGTTTTTAGCCTTAGGACAAGCAAAGTCATCTCTTAAATTAGCATTGCTTAGGAAAATAGTATTGTTAATACCACTTATATTTATACTTCCATTATTTATGAAAGATAAGTTATTTTCAGTATTATTAGCAGAACCCATAGCAGATATAGTAGGCTCAATAGTAACTATTATATCATTTACTATTTTCTATAAAAACACTTTGAATACTATAGAATTATCTTATAAATAA
- a CDS encoding TetR/AcrR family transcriptional regulator: MPKQYDGLEKKILDCAEKKFIHSSYSEVSMRKIAKDLNISVGTIYNYYSNKDHLFISVLKYSWDKTFSILKEVTNSNYNVEKKLELFFKSIFNELNRRNGIGRQIFKIQEMALKDISTTNKIKNSSENEFTKFIQDSLMIHLKKLSKELEDKYKIKLEDDEREKLVLSIITTTFVLCNQYLNQITENTKFILELVNGFYITKSRNFHN; the protein is encoded by the coding sequence ATGCCCAAGCAATATGATGGTTTAGAAAAAAAAATACTAGATTGTGCTGAAAAAAAATTCATACATAGCTCTTATTCTGAAGTTAGTATGCGTAAAATTGCAAAAGATTTAAACATATCAGTAGGTACTATATATAATTATTATTCCAATAAAGATCACTTATTTATAAGTGTTTTAAAATATAGCTGGGATAAAACTTTCTCTATCCTCAAAGAAGTAACTAATTCTAATTATAATGTAGAAAAAAAATTAGAATTATTTTTTAAAAGCATATTTAATGAACTTAACCGAAGGAATGGAATTGGACGACAGATATTTAAAATACAAGAAATGGCCTTAAAAGACATTTCTACTACAAATAAAATAAAAAACTCATCAGAAAATGAATTTACTAAATTCATACAAGATAGCTTAATGATTCATTTAAAAAAATTATCAAAAGAATTGGAGGATAAATACAAAATAAAACTCGAAGATGATGAAAGGGAAAAATTAGTACTAAGTATTATTACTACAACTTTTGTACTATGCAACCAATATCTAAATCAAATTACTGAAAACACTAAATTTATTTTGGAACTAGTGAACGGTTTCTATATTACTAAATCGAGAAACTTTCATAATTAA
- a CDS encoding energy-coupling factor transporter transmembrane protein EcfT — protein sequence MDKVPLKLHVMTVCIIVAVLMIIIFFTNNPIILFSVFIYCSIVFMYTRNKDKLVNGFIYFIPFLFVSVIINFLFITEGKIILFQISDKVFTLESLIYALIFSFKLLLIIYIFMILNILIDSDNAISFFSSKIPKTTLLIMIGIKFFPIMKDRINSLKNTYTIRGVEFNSKSLKEKISAYVPVFSILLENSLEGAFDIGEAAYVRGFLSSTRTIYDKQKFQYKDYILYAECVVTVIFSIIFKIYSFFEFDIYGGININKAINIEVISIFISILVIGFTSVFKVNRME from the coding sequence ATGGATAAGGTGCCTTTGAAATTGCATGTGATGACTGTTTGCATAATAGTGGCAGTATTAATGATTATTATTTTTTTTACTAATAATCCAATTATTTTATTTTCCGTGTTTATTTACTGTAGTATAGTTTTTATGTATACAAGGAATAAGGATAAGTTAGTAAATGGTTTTATTTATTTTATACCTTTCTTATTTGTTTCTGTAATAATAAATTTTTTATTTATAACAGAAGGAAAAATAATTTTGTTTCAGATAAGTGATAAAGTATTTACTTTAGAATCATTAATATATGCTTTGATATTTTCTTTTAAACTTCTTTTGATAATTTATATATTTATGATTTTAAATATTTTAATTGATTCGGATAATGCAATTTCTTTTTTTTCTAGTAAAATACCTAAGACGACTTTACTTATAATGATAGGAATAAAGTTCTTTCCTATAATGAAGGATAGAATTAATAGTTTAAAAAATACTTATACAATAAGAGGAGTAGAATTTAACAGTAAAAGCTTGAAAGAAAAAATTTCAGCTTATGTACCTGTTTTTTCAATATTATTAGAAAACTCACTAGAAGGTGCTTTTGATATAGGGGAAGCTGCTTATGTTAGAGGTTTTCTAAGTAGTACAAGAACTATATATGACAAGCAAAAATTTCAATACAAAGACTACATTTTATATGCTGAATGTGTTGTTACTGTAATATTTAGTATAATATTTAAGATATATAGTTTTTTTGAGTTTGATATTTATGGAGGTATTAATATTAACAAAGCTATAAATATAGAAGTTATAAGTATTTTTATAAGTATTTTGGTTATAGGATTTACAAGTGTTTTTAAAGTAAATAGAATGGAGTAG
- a CDS encoding ABC transporter ATP-binding protein: MKYINISNLNYYYPRSNFKALNNINLTINRGEIVFIAGKSGSGKSTLAKCISGSIPNFYGGKISGEITINDLSIHKISDSDRSKEITMVFQDPERQLLMNKVHREIAFGLENIAVETKNIKRRVFEALQFSNILDLAYRDISTLSGGEKQKVAIASAIAYLPRCIILDEPISQLDPPAAEEIIKLIKKVNEELGITIIVIEQKIDKWFDIADRILIMKEGSIVFSGDKKNLYDTEDKYIRDFLPSYMKFSKFIGMDKMPLSFKEARLKIEELGFNLMERKRKSINFSNILIQIKKLTCGYENVSVLKDVSLDIKEGEFVSILGANGSGKSTLLKTIMGFIKYNGSIKVLEEEVKKIKTRNISKKIGYVSQNPNDYISKDTVYDELKFTLDNYGIKDCEIIDETLKKLDIYEIRDKNPRDISSGERQRVAIASILVMKPKILILDEPTRGLDYNVKIKLGKILKDLNNKGTTIIMVTHDIEFAAKYCTKFTLMFNGEIVCCGNDEDVLGEGIYYTTEINKLVRNKNPKIFTLDDVFK; encoded by the coding sequence ATGAAATATATAAATATAAGCAACTTGAACTACTATTATCCTAGAAGTAACTTTAAGGCTTTGAATAATATAAACTTAACTATTAATAGAGGAGAAATAGTATTTATTGCAGGAAAATCAGGTTCGGGCAAATCCACTTTGGCTAAATGTATTTCAGGATCTATACCTAATTTTTATGGAGGAAAGATATCAGGGGAAATAACTATCAATGATCTTTCTATTCATAAAATAAGCGATAGTGATAGAAGTAAAGAGATTACTATGGTTTTTCAAGATCCAGAAAGACAACTTCTTATGAATAAAGTTCACAGAGAAATAGCATTTGGTTTGGAAAATATAGCTGTAGAAACAAAGAATATAAAGAGAAGGGTATTTGAAGCACTTCAGTTCTCTAACATTTTAGACTTAGCATATAGAGACATATCCACTTTATCAGGAGGAGAAAAGCAGAAGGTAGCTATTGCTTCAGCTATAGCTTATTTACCTCGATGTATAATTTTGGATGAACCTATATCACAATTAGATCCTCCAGCGGCAGAAGAAATTATAAAGTTAATAAAAAAGGTAAATGAAGAACTTGGAATTACAATAATAGTAATTGAGCAAAAAATAGATAAATGGTTTGATATAGCAGATAGAATATTAATAATGAAAGAAGGAAGTATAGTTTTTAGTGGAGATAAAAAAAATTTATATGATACTGAGGACAAGTATATAAGAGATTTTCTTCCTTCATACATGAAATTTTCTAAATTTATAGGTATGGATAAAATGCCTTTAAGTTTTAAAGAGGCAAGATTAAAAATAGAGGAGTTAGGTTTTAATCTAATGGAAAGAAAAAGAAAAAGTATTAATTTTTCAAATATACTTATTCAAATTAAAAAACTGACCTGTGGTTATGAAAATGTATCAGTTTTAAAAGATGTTAGTTTAGATATAAAAGAAGGAGAATTTGTAAGTATATTAGGAGCAAATGGATCAGGTAAAAGTACTTTGTTAAAGACTATAATGGGATTTATAAAATACAATGGAAGCATAAAAGTTTTAGAGGAAGAGGTAAAGAAAATTAAAACAAGAAATATATCTAAGAAAATAGGATATGTTTCTCAGAATCCCAATGATTATATTTCTAAAGATACAGTATATGACGAATTGAAATTTACATTAGATAACTATGGCATAAAAGATTGTGAAATTATAGATGAAACATTAAAGAAATTAGATATCTATGAAATTAGGGATAAGAACCCTAGAGATATAAGTTCAGGAGAAAGACAAAGAGTTGCAATTGCATCTATTTTAGTGATGAAACCTAAAATTTTAATATTAGATGAACCTACTAGAGGACTAGATTATAATGTTAAAATAAAGCTAGGTAAAATTTTAAAAGATTTAAACAATAAAGGAACTACTATAATTATGGTAACTCATGATATAGAATTTGCAGCTAAATACTGTACAAAGTTTACTCTTATGTTTAATGGAGAAATAGTATGTTGTGGGAATGATGAGGATGTTTTAGGAGAAGGTATATATTATACTACTGAAATTAATAAATTAGTTAGAAATAAAAATCCTAAAATATTTACTTTAGATGATGTTTTTAAGTAA
- a CDS encoding ECF transporter S component, which yields MRKISIGVAISTLIILVVFSVKFANSKNLGILITLGVVLTLFFSYFYFEKSSMGTKEIALIATLGSFAAVCRVPFAIIPNVQPTTFLVAISGLVFGSYEGFLVGSLAAFISNIFLGQGPWTPWQMMAWGIVGAISGLIGKTNKKISSEKFSVICFAYGILFGWITNLWFIVSGLKIINIKTIIAANLTSLTLDIMHAGGNFIFCIIFFDNIYKVLFRFKQKLEITYLE from the coding sequence ATGAGGAAAATTAGCATAGGTGTTGCAATAAGTACGTTGATAATCCTTGTGGTTTTCAGTGTAAAATTTGCTAACAGTAAAAATTTAGGTATATTAATTACTTTAGGGGTAGTATTAACATTATTTTTTAGTTACTTTTATTTTGAAAAAAGTTCTATGGGAACTAAGGAGATAGCATTAATAGCAACCCTAGGTTCTTTTGCAGCAGTTTGTAGAGTACCGTTTGCTATTATTCCAAATGTACAGCCAACTACTTTTTTAGTGGCTATTTCAGGGCTTGTATTTGGAAGTTATGAAGGGTTTTTAGTTGGAAGTTTAGCAGCTTTTATATCTAATATTTTTCTTGGACAGGGGCCATGGACCCCATGGCAGATGATGGCATGGGGTATAGTTGGAGCTATTTCTGGATTAATAGGTAAGACAAATAAAAAAATTTCTAGTGAAAAGTTTTCAGTTATATGTTTTGCGTATGGAATTTTATTTGGATGGATTACAAACTTATGGTTTATTGTAAGTGGTTTAAAAATAATAAATATAAAAACAATAATAGCAGCTAACTTAACATCTCTAACTTTGGATATAATGCATGCAGGAGGAAATTTTATATTTTGTATTATATTTTTTGATAATATTTACAAAGTATTATTTAGATTTAAACAAAAGTTAGAAATTACTTACTTAGAATAG
- a CDS encoding DUF4430 domain-containing protein produces MKKSNCGRIRAMSFVLLFTFFITQGILGNFTKVKAVENISVEVLVESHNKVLTLDKANKNNAYEALKEVLDKNNIKIEAQDSQYGKYISSIADVKAGKFGGYDGWLYAVYRDGKYENIMTSIDGFTLKNGDKLIVYYGDMGTLLANKIQYSTKEANKELTISLNNYYEDWQTKKEIVQPIKGIQVKLDGKSVTLDENKIYVKEGLDKGEHSLQLIDFREDKCPLVVNDTIKFKLEETAEIPGNNKDEDSTGNINASIDIDKEIAILSKYITKSEKYDLWAEISMNKLGIKPNDKFINSRNQYIEDNAKEIVKNGTEDFTNIELEKLMMTLVNSGYNPSSFQGHDLAKDLYNRDLKDYLINDKVFALIAYDYCNIDNKYNINRDKLIQSLLSSKLSYKFEDKDIVGWAFYGDKIDPDMTAMVITALSKYYNSNSKVKETVDKAIKTLAYFQNENGYIQSNYGISSETLSTVIVGLKSIGIDVEKGEFAKNKGNLLSTLVSFKDDNGVYKHLLQDKNGNYMSSEQALRALIAIKESKGEKYNYYSNNIKTENLREYTLEESIAKDQDLKQLPKTGSLVDTNVLIGLGILFILLGVSLQLRSRRKIN; encoded by the coding sequence ATGAAAAAAAGCAATTGTGGAAGAATCAGGGCAATGAGTTTTGTTTTATTGTTTACTTTTTTTATAACCCAAGGAATACTAGGGAATTTTACAAAAGTAAAAGCTGTAGAAAATATTTCAGTGGAAGTGTTGGTTGAGAGCCACAACAAGGTTTTAACATTAGATAAAGCTAATAAAAACAATGCATATGAAGCATTAAAAGAAGTGCTAGATAAGAATAATATAAAAATAGAAGCCCAAGATAGTCAGTATGGTAAATATATTTCTTCTATAGCAGATGTGAAAGCAGGTAAATTTGGTGGATATGATGGATGGCTTTATGCAGTCTATAGAGATGGGAAATATGAAAATATAATGACTTCTATTGATGGATTTACTTTGAAAAATGGAGATAAACTTATAGTATATTATGGAGATATGGGTACTTTGCTTGCAAACAAAATTCAGTATTCTACAAAAGAAGCTAACAAAGAGTTAACTATATCTTTAAATAATTATTATGAGGATTGGCAAACTAAAAAAGAAATTGTTCAACCAATAAAAGGAATACAAGTTAAATTAGATGGAAAATCAGTAACTTTAGATGAAAATAAAATTTATGTAAAAGAAGGACTTGATAAAGGAGAACATTCATTACAATTAATAGATTTTAGAGAAGATAAATGCCCATTAGTAGTAAACGATACTATAAAATTCAAATTAGAAGAAACAGCAGAAATTCCAGGAAATAATAAAGATGAAGATTCTACAGGGAATATAAATGCTTCAATAGATATAGATAAGGAAATTGCTATCCTTTCAAAATATATAACTAAATCAGAAAAATATGATTTATGGGCTGAAATTAGTATGAATAAATTAGGTATAAAACCTAACGATAAATTTATAAATAGCAGAAATCAATATATAGAGGATAATGCTAAAGAAATAGTTAAAAATGGAACGGAAGATTTTACCAATATAGAATTAGAAAAATTAATGATGACTTTAGTAAATAGTGGATATAATCCAAGCAGTTTTCAAGGACATGATTTAGCAAAAGATTTATATAATAGAGATTTAAAAGATTATTTAATTAATGATAAAGTGTTTGCTCTTATAGCATATGATTATTGTAATATAGATAATAAATATAATATAAATAGAGATAAATTAATTCAATCTTTATTGAGTAGTAAACTTTCTTATAAATTTGAAGACAAAGATATAGTAGGATGGGCTTTTTATGGCGATAAAATTGACCCTGACATGACAGCAATGGTAATAACAGCTTTATCTAAATATTATAATAGCAACTCAAAAGTAAAAGAAACTGTGGATAAAGCTATAAAAACTTTAGCTTATTTTCAAAATGAAAATGGATATATACAAAGCAATTATGGTATATCAAGTGAAACATTATCAACAGTTATTGTAGGATTGAAATCTATAGGGATAGATGTTGAAAAGGGAGAATTTGCAAAGAATAAAGGAAATCTTCTTTCAACACTAGTGTCATTTAAAGATGATAATGGGGTATACAAACATCTTCTCCAAGATAAAAATGGTAATTATATGTCTTCTGAACAAGCTTTAAGAGCGTTAATAGCTATTAAAGAATCAAAAGGAGAAAAATACAATTATTACAGTAATAATATAAAAACTGAAAATTTAAGAGAATATACTTTAGAAGAAAGTATTGCAAAAGATCAAGACTTAAAACAGCTTCCTAAGACAGGGAGTTTAGTGGATACTAATGTATTAATTGGTTTAGGAATATTATTTATTTTATTAGGAGTGTCATTACAATTAAGAAGTAGAAGGAAAATTAACTAA